One segment of Eschrichtius robustus isolate mEscRob2 chromosome 3, mEscRob2.pri, whole genome shotgun sequence DNA contains the following:
- the PODN gene encoding podocan isoform X2: MARSRALLLLLLLPLQLQLGPGLAVRAPLSGRSGAHSLRPEENEFVEEEPVLVLSPEEPGRGPPTIDCPRDCACSQEGVVDCGGIDLREFPGDLPEHTNHLSLQNNQLEKIYPRELSRLNRLETLNLQNNRLTSRGLPEEAFEHLTNLNYLYLANNKLTLAPRFLPNALISVDFAANYLTKIYGLTFGQKPNLRSVYLHNNKLADAGLPDNMFNGSSNVEILILSSNFLRHVPKHLPPALYKLHLKNNKLEKIPPGAFSELSNLRELYLQNNYLTDKGLDNETFWKLSSLEYLDLSSNNLSRVPAGLPRSLVLLHLEKNAIRSVDADVLTPIRSLEYLLLHSNQLRAQGIHPRAFQGLKRLHTVHLYNNALERVPSGLPRRVRTLMILHNQITGIGRDDFATTYFLEELNLSYNRITSPKVHRDAFRKLRLLRSLDLSGNRLRTLPPGLPRNVHVLKIKRNELAALARGALAGMAQLRELYLTGNRLRSRALAPRAWADLAGLQLLDIAGNQLTDIPERLPESLEYLYLQNNKISTVPANAFDSTPNLKGIFLRFNKLAVGSVVESAFRRLKHLQVLDIEGNHEYGDVSKDRGRLEEEEEEDKDEEDEEEEERW, from the exons ATGGCCCGGAGCAGGGcgctgctgctcctgctgctgtTGCCGCTGCAGCTGCAGCTGGGACCGGGGCTCGCCGTGAGGGCCCCGCTGTCTGGCCGAAGTGGAGCCCACAGCCTGAGGCCTGAAGAGAATGAATTCGTGGAGGAGGAGCCGGTGCTGGTCCTGAGCCCTGAGGAGCCGGGGCGCGGCCCGCCCACCATCGACTGCCCCCGAGACTGTGCCTGCTCCCAGGAGGGGGTCGTGGACTGCGGTGGCATCGACCTGCGCGAGTTCCCGGGGGACCTGCCTGAGCACACCAACCACCTGTCCCTGCAG AACAACCAGCTGGAGAAGATCTACCCCAGGGAGCTCTCCCGGCTGAATCGGCTGGAGACTCTGAACCTCCAGAACAACCGCCTGACTTCCCGAG GGCTCCCGGAGGAGGCATTTGAGCATCTGACCAACCTCAATTACCTGTACCTGGCCAATAACAAG CTGACCTTGGCACCCCGGTTCCTGCCAAACGCCCTGATCAGTGTGGACTTTGCTGCCAACTATCTCACCAAGATCTACGGGCTCACCTTTGGCCAGAAGCCAAACttgag GTCTGTGTACCTGCACAACAACAAGCTGGCGGATGCTGGGCTGCCGGACAACATGTTCAATGGCTCCAGCAACGTGGAGATCCTCATCCTGTCCAGCAACTTCCTGCGCCACGTGCCCAAGCACCTGCCACCTGCCCTCTACAAGCTGCACCtcaag AACAACAAGCTGGAGAAGATCCCACCAGGGGCCTTCAGTGAGCTGAGCAACCTGCGTGAGCTGTACCTGCAGAACAACTACCTGACTGATAAGGGCCTGGACAACGAGACCTTCTG GAAGCTCTCCAGCCTGGAGTACCTGGATCTGTCCAGCAACAACCTGTCGCGGGTCCCGGCTGGGCTGCCGCGCAGCCTGGTGCTGCTGCACCTGGAGAAGAACGCCATCCGGAGCGTGGATGCAGACGTGCTGACCCCCATCCGCAGCCTCGAGTACCTGCTGCTGCACAGCAACCAGCTGCGCGCGCAGGGCATCCACCCGCGGGCCTTCCAGGGCCTCAAACGGCTGCACACGGTGCACCTGTACAACAACGCGCTGGAGCGCGTGCCCAGCGGCCTGCCCCGCCGCGTGCGCACCCTCATGATCCTGCACAACCAGATCACCGGCATCGGCCGCGACGACTTCGCCACCACCTACTTCCTGGAGGAGCTCAACCTCAGCTACAACCGCATCACCAGCCCGAAGGTGCACCGCGATGCCTTCCGCAAGCTCCGCCTGCTGCGCTCCCTGGACCTGTCAGGCAACCGGCTGCGCACGCTACCGCCCGGGCTGCCGCGCAACGTGCACGTGCTGAAGATCAAGCGCAATGAGCTGGCCGCCCTGGCGCGCGGGGCGCTGGCCGGCATGGCCCAGCTGCGGGAGCTCTACCTCACGGGCAACAGGCTGCGCAGCCGGGCCCTGGCCCCCCGTGCCTGGGCCGACCTCGCTGGTCTGCAG CTGCTCGACATCGCCGGGAATCAGCTCACGGATATCCCCGAGAGGCTCCCCGAGTCGCTCGAGTACCTGTACCTGCAGAACAACAAGATTAGTACTGTGCCCGCCAATGCCTTTGACTCCACACCCAACCTCAAAGGGATCTTTCTCAG GTTTAACAAGCTGGCCGTGGGCTCTGTGGTGGAAAGTGCCTTCCGGAGGCTGAAGCACCTGCAGGTCTTGGACATAGAAGGCAACCATGAGTATGGTGACGTTTCCAAGGACCGGGGCCGgttggaagaggaagaggaggaggacaaggacgaggaggacgaggaggaagaggaaaggtgGTAG
- the PODN gene encoding podocan isoform X1 has product MARSRALLLLLLLPLQLQLGPGLAVRAPLSGRSGAHSLRPEENEFVEEEPVLVLSPEEPGRGPPTIDCPRDCACSQEGVVDCGGIDLREFPGDLPEHTNHLSLQGSDRCLSFEGLPEEAFEHLTNLNYLYLANNKLTLAPRFLPNALISVDFAANYLTKIYGLTFGQKPNLRSVYLHNNKLADAGLPDNMFNGSSNVEILILSSNFLRHVPKHLPPALYKLHLKNNKLEKIPPGAFSELSNLRELYLQNNYLTDKGLDNETFWKLSSLEYLDLSSNNLSRVPAGLPRSLVLLHLEKNAIRSVDADVLTPIRSLEYLLLHSNQLRAQGIHPRAFQGLKRLHTVHLYNNALERVPSGLPRRVRTLMILHNQITGIGRDDFATTYFLEELNLSYNRITSPKVHRDAFRKLRLLRSLDLSGNRLRTLPPGLPRNVHVLKIKRNELAALARGALAGMAQLRELYLTGNRLRSRALAPRAWADLAGLQLLDIAGNQLTDIPERLPESLEYLYLQNNKISTVPANAFDSTPNLKGIFLRFNKLAVGSVVESAFRRLKHLQVLDIEGNHEYGDVSKDRGRLEEEEEEDKDEEDEEEEERW; this is encoded by the exons ATGGCCCGGAGCAGGGcgctgctgctcctgctgctgtTGCCGCTGCAGCTGCAGCTGGGACCGGGGCTCGCCGTGAGGGCCCCGCTGTCTGGCCGAAGTGGAGCCCACAGCCTGAGGCCTGAAGAGAATGAATTCGTGGAGGAGGAGCCGGTGCTGGTCCTGAGCCCTGAGGAGCCGGGGCGCGGCCCGCCCACCATCGACTGCCCCCGAGACTGTGCCTGCTCCCAGGAGGGGGTCGTGGACTGCGGTGGCATCGACCTGCGCGAGTTCCCGGGGGACCTGCCTGAGCACACCAACCACCTGTCCCTGCAG GGCTCTGACCGATGCCTGTCCTTTGAAGGGCTCCCGGAGGAGGCATTTGAGCATCTGACCAACCTCAATTACCTGTACCTGGCCAATAACAAG CTGACCTTGGCACCCCGGTTCCTGCCAAACGCCCTGATCAGTGTGGACTTTGCTGCCAACTATCTCACCAAGATCTACGGGCTCACCTTTGGCCAGAAGCCAAACttgag GTCTGTGTACCTGCACAACAACAAGCTGGCGGATGCTGGGCTGCCGGACAACATGTTCAATGGCTCCAGCAACGTGGAGATCCTCATCCTGTCCAGCAACTTCCTGCGCCACGTGCCCAAGCACCTGCCACCTGCCCTCTACAAGCTGCACCtcaag AACAACAAGCTGGAGAAGATCCCACCAGGGGCCTTCAGTGAGCTGAGCAACCTGCGTGAGCTGTACCTGCAGAACAACTACCTGACTGATAAGGGCCTGGACAACGAGACCTTCTG GAAGCTCTCCAGCCTGGAGTACCTGGATCTGTCCAGCAACAACCTGTCGCGGGTCCCGGCTGGGCTGCCGCGCAGCCTGGTGCTGCTGCACCTGGAGAAGAACGCCATCCGGAGCGTGGATGCAGACGTGCTGACCCCCATCCGCAGCCTCGAGTACCTGCTGCTGCACAGCAACCAGCTGCGCGCGCAGGGCATCCACCCGCGGGCCTTCCAGGGCCTCAAACGGCTGCACACGGTGCACCTGTACAACAACGCGCTGGAGCGCGTGCCCAGCGGCCTGCCCCGCCGCGTGCGCACCCTCATGATCCTGCACAACCAGATCACCGGCATCGGCCGCGACGACTTCGCCACCACCTACTTCCTGGAGGAGCTCAACCTCAGCTACAACCGCATCACCAGCCCGAAGGTGCACCGCGATGCCTTCCGCAAGCTCCGCCTGCTGCGCTCCCTGGACCTGTCAGGCAACCGGCTGCGCACGCTACCGCCCGGGCTGCCGCGCAACGTGCACGTGCTGAAGATCAAGCGCAATGAGCTGGCCGCCCTGGCGCGCGGGGCGCTGGCCGGCATGGCCCAGCTGCGGGAGCTCTACCTCACGGGCAACAGGCTGCGCAGCCGGGCCCTGGCCCCCCGTGCCTGGGCCGACCTCGCTGGTCTGCAG CTGCTCGACATCGCCGGGAATCAGCTCACGGATATCCCCGAGAGGCTCCCCGAGTCGCTCGAGTACCTGTACCTGCAGAACAACAAGATTAGTACTGTGCCCGCCAATGCCTTTGACTCCACACCCAACCTCAAAGGGATCTTTCTCAG GTTTAACAAGCTGGCCGTGGGCTCTGTGGTGGAAAGTGCCTTCCGGAGGCTGAAGCACCTGCAGGTCTTGGACATAGAAGGCAACCATGAGTATGGTGACGTTTCCAAGGACCGGGGCCGgttggaagaggaagaggaggaggacaaggacgaggaggacgaggaggaagaggaaaggtgGTAG